One window from the genome of Osmerus eperlanus chromosome 1, fOsmEpe2.1, whole genome shotgun sequence encodes:
- the prkcdb gene encoding protein kinase C, delta b has product MAPFLRIGFNTFDIGALPPLSDPPFCAIKMKESLSTERGKTLVQRKPTMYPAWKSTFDAHIYEGRVLQVVLMKTAEEPLAEATVGVSVLAERCKKGNGSAEFWVDLQPSGKVLMSVQFFVEDSDAATCKQSVKVPEDEGVMTLNRRRGAIKQAKVHFIKNHEFTATFFGQPTFCSVCREFVWGLNKQGYKCRQCNAAIHKRCIDKIIGRCTGTAANSRETLFQKERFKIDMPHRLKTHNYMSPTFCDHCGSLLWGMVKQGLKCEECGMNVHHKCQKKVANLCGINQKLLAEALSQVSQKSMRKSDGSNSEDIGIYQDFNKSPGADSSGTEQLWDRSGPAPAPPSNIIHQTRLTMSNFVFHKVLGKGSFGKVLLAELKGRGEYFAVKALKKDVVLMDDDVECTMVEKRVLALAWDNPFLTHLYSTFQTKEHLFFVMEYLNGGDLMFHIQDKGRFDLYRATFYSAETLVGLQFLHSKGIIYRDLKLDNVMLDKDGHIKIADFGMCKENVFGDARASTFCGTPDYIAPEILLGQKYTFSVDWWSFGVLVYEMLIGQSPFQGDDEDELFESIRMDTPHYPRWITKEAKDLLEKLFERDPSRRLGVVGNIRGHSFFKTLNWPALERRELDPPFKPKVKSPNDCSNFDREFLNEKPRLSHADKNLLDSMDQTAFAGFSFINPKMEHLLDK; this is encoded by the exons ATGGCACCCTTTCTGCGTATAGGCTTCAATACGTTTGATATTGGGGCACTACCCCCCCTGTCTGACCCTCCTTTCTGTGCCATTAAGATGAAGGAATCCCTCAGCACAG AGCGAGGTAAGACCCTGGTCCAGAGGAAGCCCACTATGTACCCTGCCTGGAAGTCCACCTTTGACGCCCACATCTACGAGGGGCGTGTTCTACAGGTGGTCCTGATGAAGACCGCTGAGGAGCCCCTGGCAGAGGCCACCGTCGGAGTATCTGTGCTCGCTGAGCGCTGTAAAAAGGGCAATGGCAGTGCCGAATTCTGGGTAGACCTGCAGCCTTCTGGAAAGGTTCTGATGTCGGTCCAGTTCTTCGTGGAGGACTCTGATGCAG ctACATGTAAGCAGTCAGTCAAGGTACCCGAGGACGAGGGGGTTATGACTCttaacaggagaagaggagccaTCAAACAAGCCAAGGTCCACTTCATTAAGAACCACGAGTTCACCGCCACCTTCTTTGGACAACCCACCTTCTGCTCTGTGTGCCGGGAGTTTGTCTG GGGACTCAACAAGCAAGGCTACAAGTGCAGAC AATGCAATGCAGCCATCCACAAGAGATGCATCGACAAAATCATCGGGAGATGCACAGGCACTGCAGCCAACAGCAGAGAAACTTTG TTCCAGAAGGAGCGCTTCAAGATCGACATGCCTCACCGTCTGAAAACCCACAACTACATGAGCCCCACCTTCTGTGACCACTGTGGAAGTCTCCTGTGGGGGATGGTCAAGCAAGGCCTTAAATGTGAAG AATGTGGCATGAATGTCCATCACAAATGTCAAAAGAAAGTGGCAAACCTGTGTGGTATCAACCAGAAGCTCCTGGCAGAGGCTCTGTCCCAAGTCAGCCAG AAATCCATGAGGAAATCGGACGGTTCCAACTCGGAAGACATTGGGATCTACCAGGACTTCAATAAAAGTCCAGGAGCAGACTCCAGTG GCACTGAGCAGCTGTGGGACAGAAGtggtcctgctcctgctcctccctccaacATCATCCATCAGACACGGCTCACCATGAGCAACTTTGTTTTCCACAAAGTGCTGGGCAAGGGCAGCTTTGGCAAG GTTCTGCTGGCTGAACTTAAGGGACGAGGAGAGTACTTTGCTGTGAAAGCTCTGAAGAAAGATGTGGTTTTGATGGATGATGATGTGGAGTGCACCATGGTGGAGAAGAGAGTTTTAGCTCTGGCCTGGGACAAccccttcctcacccacctctaCTCTACGTTCCAAACCAAG GAGCATCTGTTTTTCGTGATGGAGTACCTAAACGGAGGAGATCTGATGTTCCACATACAGGATAAGGGACGCTTTGACCTCTACAGAGCTAC gttCTATTCTGCGGAGACCCTAGTAGGCCTACAGTTCCTGCACTCCAAGGGGATCATCTACCGGGATCTGAAGCTGGACAATGTCATGCTAGACAAGGATGGACACATAAAGATCGCTGACTTTGGGATGTGCAAGGAGAACGTGTTTGGAGATGCCCGAGCCTCAACCTTCTGTGGAACCCCAGACTACATTGCCCCAGAG ATCCTGTTGGGTCAGAAGTACACCTTCTCAGTAGACTGGTGGTCGTTCGGGGTGCTGGTATACGAGATGCTGATTGGCCAGTCGCCGTTCCAAGGCGACGATGAGGATGAGCTCTTTGAGTCCATCAGGATGGATACACCCCACTACCCCCGCTGGATCACCAAGGAAGCCAAGGACTTACTGGAGAAG CTCTTTGAGCGGGACCCTAGTCGCAGGTTGGGAGTTGTGGGAAACATCCGTGGACACTCCTTTTTCAAGACCCTCAACTGGCCTGCTCTGGAGCGACGGGAGCTGGACCCCCCCTTCAAACCCAAAGTG AAATCACCCAATGACTGCAGCAACTTTGACCGAGAGTTCCTGAATGAGAAACCCCGCCTCTCCCATGCAGATAAGAACTTGTTAGACTCCATGGACCAGACAGCCTTCGCAGGTTTCTCCTTCATCAACCCCAAAATGGAGCACTTACTGGACAAATAA
- the sfmbt1 gene encoding scm-like with four MBT domains protein 1, whose protein sequence is MSHEPLESDGDSGQDVSDFSWDDYLEENGAVSVPHHAFKHVDQGLQTGLTPGMKLEVYVRSEPDGPYWVASIITTCGQLLLLRYEGYQDDRRADFWCDIMTADLHPLGWSRKQGKVMKAPEGVREKHPDWEALLERALAEECSAPANLLEGPQRGKDPVDLLSPGCSVEVQDSQDPAVAWAAEVEENVGGRLRLRLFGTEGLPDPLSSLWLYYFHPRLHPPGWAKENACTLRPHTDLIPLCKEEEWEDVRQRIRDHAEDVALTEEFSKDRPAISTHCFTEGMKLEAVDPAAPFCISPATVVKVFNEQYFLVKMDDLRCDEGPEDSGRSFLCHRNSPGIFPAQWSLKNGVPLSSPKGYQGQDFDWADYLKQCEAEAAPQHCFPTDQTDHSFKETMKLEAVNPLSPEHIHVATVTKVKGQHMWLSLEGLKQPMPELIVHVDSLDIFPVSWCETNGYPLLYPIKPKVEKQRRIAVVQPEKHRALPKSTSPDSFKQQSASQSETGQGNGKYCCPKIYFNHRCFSGPYLNKGRIAELPQFIGPGNCVLVLKEVLTLLINSAYKPSRVLRELQLDQEGRWHGHGETLKAKYKGKSYRATVEIVRTADRVADFCRKTCIKLECCPNLFGPRMVLEHCSENCSVLTKTKYTYYYGKKKSKRVGRPPGGHSNLEGGAKRRGRRRKRRKQLFVHKKRRSSASLDNTPAGSPQGSGEEEDLDDDDSLSEDSGSELQDDLQDDSEYSAGKSQPPTPSPSPPATPRPTRKRRKPRSPSFSDDENRPPSPKSSKTEVPPKLCLDTSPLEWSVTDVVRFIKTTDCAPLARIFLDQEIDGQALLLLNLPTVQECMDLKLGPAIKLCHHIERVKLAFYQQFAT, encoded by the exons ATGAGCCATGAGCCTCTGGAGTCTG ATGGAGACTCTGGTCAGGATGTGTCTGACTTCAGCTGGGATGACTATCTAGAGGAGAATGGGGCAGTGTCTGTTCCCCATCATGCCTTTAAACAT GTGGACCAGGGCCTACAGACAGGCTTGACCCCGGGCATGAAGCTGGAGGTGTATGTACGCTCAGAGCCAGATGGACCTTATTGGGTGGCCTCCATCATTACTACCTGCGGCCAGCTGTTGTTGCTGCGCTACGAAGGGTACCAGGATGACCGTCGCGCTGACTTCTGGTGTGACATCATGACAGCGGACCTTCATCCGCTTGgatggagcaggaagcagggCAAAGTCATGAAGGCTCCTGAAG gtGTGCGTGAGAAACACCCGGACTGGGAGGCCCTGCTGGAGAGGGCCCTGGCAGAGGAGTGCAGCGCACCTGCCAACCTGCTGGAAGGG CCCCAGCGTGGGAAGGACCCAGTGGATCTGCTGAGCCCAGGCTGCAGTGTGGAGGTGCAGGACAGCCAAGACCCTGCGGTGGCCTGGGCTGCAGAGGTTGAGGAGAATGTGGGGGGCAGGCTAAGACTGCGCCTGTTTGGCACAGAGGGACTCCcagatcctctctcctccctctggctcTACTATTTCCACCCACGCCTCCACCCACCTGGCTGGGCTAAGGAGAACGCCTGCACCCTTAGGCCACATACAG ACCTCATCCCCCTGTGCAAGGAAGAAGAGTGGGAAGATGTGAGACAGCGAATCAGAGATCATGCTGAGGATGTGGCACTGACTGAAGAGTTCTCCAAG GACCGACCTGCAATCTCAACCCACTGCTTTACCGAGGGGATGAAACTGGAAGCTGTCGACCCTGCTGCCCCTTTCTGTATCAGTCCTGCCACAGTCGTCAAG GTGTTCAATGAGCAGTACTTCCTTGTGAAGATGGATGATCTCCGTTGTGATGAAGGGCCAGAGGACAGTGGGAGATCCTTCCTGTGCCACAGAAACAGTCCTGGGATCTTTCCTGCTCAGTGGAGCCTCAAGAACGGGGTCCCTCTCAGCTCCCCAAAAG GATACCAGGGGCAGGACTTTGACTGGGCTGACTACCTTAAACAGTGTGAGGCCGAGGCAGCTCCACAGCACTGTTTCCCCACA GACCAGACAGACCACAGCTTTAAGGAAACCATGAAACTGGAGGCAGTGAACCCTCTCTCGCCTGAGCACATTCATGTTGCAACAGTCACCAAGGTCAAAGGGCAGCACATGTGGCTTAGCCTGGAAG GGCTTAAGCAGCCAATGCCAGAGCTGATAGTTCACGTGGACTCATTAGACATCTTTCCTGTCAGCTGGTGCGAGACAAATGGCTACCCCCTCCTCTATCCCATAAAGCCTAAAG TTGAAAAGCAGAGACGGATTGCTGTGGTGCAACCTGAGAAACA CCGAGCCCTGCCCAAATCCACGTCACCTGACTCTTTTAAGcagcagtcagccagccaatcagagacag GACAAGGAAATGGAAAGTATTGCTGCCCCAAAATCTACTTCAACCACCGGTGTTTCTCTGGGCCTTACCTGAACAAGGGGCGCATTGCTGAGCTGCCCCAGTTCATTGGCCCAGGCAACTGTGTACTGGTCCTCAAAGAG GTGTTGACCCTGCTGATTAACTCAGCCTACAAGCCCAGCCGTGTGCTGAGGGAGCTGCAGCTGGACCAGGAGGGGCGCTGGCATGGCCACGGGGAGACGCTGAAAGCCAA GTACAAAGGCAAGAGTTACCGTGCCACGGTGGAGATAGTGCGCACTGCAGACCGTGTTGCTGACTTCTGTAGGAAAACCTGCATCAAGCTGGAGTGCTGCCCTAACCTGTTTGGACCACGCATGGTTCTGGAGCACTGCTCAGAGAATTGCTCTGTCCTCACCAAGACCAAATACA CCTATTACTATGGCAAGAAGAAGAGTAAGCGAGTGGGCCGGCCTCCTGGGGGTCACTCGAacctggagggaggagccaAGAGACgagggaggcggaggaagaggagaaagcaACTCTTCGTACACAAGAAGAGACGTTCCTCAGCCTCACTGGATAACACGCCTGCTGGCTCACCACAG GGCAGTGGTGAGGAAGAGGATCTAGATGATGATGATTCTCTGAGTGAAGATTCTGGCTCAGAGCTGCAGGATGACCTCCAGGATGATTCTGAATATTCTGCCGGGAAGTCTCAACCCCCGACCCCGTCCCCTTCCCCACCTGCTACACCTAGGCCAACCCGTAAGCGCAGGAAACCTCGCTCCCCATCCTTCTCCGATGATGAGAACCGGCCTCCCTCGCCAAAG AGCTCCAAAACAGAGGTGCCACCAAAGCTGTGTTTAGATACAAGCCCTCTGGAGTGGAGTGTGACTGACGTAGTGCGTTTCATTAAGACCACTGACTGTGCTCCCTTGGCTCGCATCTTTTTGGATCAG GAGATTGATGGACAGGCTCTACTCCTGCTTAACCTCCCCACTGTACAGGAGTGCATGGACCTGAAGTTAGGGCCTGCTATTAAGCTTTGCCACCATATTGAAAGGGTCAAGCTGGCATTCTATCAGCAATTTGCTACATAG